In Tachypleus tridentatus isolate NWPU-2018 chromosome 7, ASM421037v1, whole genome shotgun sequence, a genomic segment contains:
- the Tpt gene encoding tRNA 2'-phosphotransferase — MSGTRSSRSYPRAKNRNDDKDVRLSKSLSWLLRHGAEKEGLNIEHGGFVSVDKLLSFPQFSSVTVEDVKRVVEYNDKKRFTLRHHPETGELQIRANQGHSVKIGEEGLLVALKPEDCPDMIVHGTYFKNWPEIKVDGVSRMKRNHIHFAVGLPGENGVISGMRKNCEIFILVDAIKAIDDGYKFFRSENNVILSPGDKNGYLKPKYFKEVWQLSPRIQLL; from the coding sequence ATGAGTGGAACAAGATCCAGCCGTAGTTATCCACGGGCTAAAAATAGAAATGATGATAAAGATGTTCGACTTTCAAAATCTCTGTCATGGTTATTAAGGCATGGTGCTGAAAAAGAAGGGCTAAATATAGAACATGGTGGTTTTGTAAGTGTAGATAAATTGTTGAGTTTTCCACAGTTTTCCTCTGTAACTGTTGAAGATGTAAAAAGAGTAGttgaatataatgataaaaagcGATTTACTTTGAGACATCATCCTGAAACTGGAGAATTGCAGATTCGAGCAAATCAAGGTCATTCAGTTAAAATAGGTGAAGAAGGTTTGTTGGTTGCATTAAAACCAGAAGATTGTCCAGATATGATTGTACATGGAACATACTTTAAGAACTGGCCAGAAATTAAAGTAGACGGTGTATCTAGAATGAAACGAAATCACATTCACTTTGCTGTCGGGCTGCCTGGAGAAAATGGTGTTATTAGTGGAATGCGTAAGAACTGCGAGATATTTATTTTGGTTGATGCAATAAAGGCGATTGATGATGGCTATAAATTCTTCCGGtcagaaaataatgttattttatcaccAGGGGACAAAAATGGATATTTAAAGCCAAAGTATTTCAAAGAAGTATGGCAATTGTCACCAAGAATCCAGTTGTTGTAA